The Dokdonella koreensis DS-123 genome has a segment encoding these proteins:
- the acpP gene encoding acyl carrier protein, with translation MSTIEERVKKIVVEQLGVKEDEVTPNASFVDDLGADSLDTVELVMALEEEFECEIPDEEAEKITTVQQAVDYVKAHVKA, from the coding sequence ATGAGCACTATCGAAGAGCGCGTCAAGAAGATCGTTGTCGAACAGCTGGGTGTGAAGGAAGACGAGGTCACGCCGAACGCGTCGTTCGTTGACGATCTCGGCGCCGATTCGCTCGATACCGTGGAACTGGTGATGGCGCTCGAGGAAGAATTCGAATGCGAGATCCCGGACGAGGAAGCCGAGAAGATCACGACCGTGCAGCAGGCGGTCGACTACGTGAAGGCGCACGTCAAGGCCTGA
- a CDS encoding aminodeoxychorismate synthase component I: MTRIHRSLPGRRDLLALAAAFPARYPGLLESAARGGQARYDILFAYPRDAVWLAADGYVRDADGRRLDGDFLDLLDARFAAARATGPADALPFTGGWLVYLGYEFAQRIEPRLRLPAADAALPTALALRCPAAIVVDHAADCTWLVAEPAHAGLVEAMAADLAAAPPFDAPLPPVLAVEEDPPERFTDGVERIGDYLRAGDVFQVNLSREWRARFAEAVAPAALHAALRRANPAPYAALLQWRGGAVASSSPERLVEVRGDRVQTRPIAGTRPRLAGEDEAGRVRELVGHPKERAEHIMLIDLERNDLGRVCEPGSVVVDELMTVESYAHVHHIVSNVGGRLRAGSTPGQVLRAVFPGGTITGCPKVRCMEIIAELEGVGRGAYTGSIGYLDRSGAMDFNILIRTLVASGSDVRWRAGAGIVFDSRASAELEETRAKARGLLRALGIDG, encoded by the coding sequence TTGACCCGCATCCACCGCAGCCTGCCCGGCCGGCGCGACCTGCTCGCGCTGGCGGCGGCGTTCCCGGCGCGCTACCCGGGCCTGCTCGAAAGCGCGGCGCGCGGCGGGCAGGCGCGCTACGACATCCTGTTCGCGTATCCGCGCGATGCCGTGTGGCTGGCCGCCGACGGGTACGTCCGCGACGCGGACGGGCGCAGGCTCGACGGCGATTTCCTCGACCTGCTCGACGCGCGGTTCGCCGCCGCGCGCGCCACCGGCCCGGCCGACGCGCTGCCCTTCACCGGCGGCTGGCTGGTCTATCTCGGCTACGAGTTCGCCCAGCGGATCGAGCCGCGGCTGCGGCTGCCGGCCGCGGACGCGGCGCTGCCGACCGCGCTCGCCCTGCGCTGCCCGGCGGCGATCGTGGTCGATCACGCCGCCGACTGCACCTGGCTGGTCGCCGAGCCGGCGCATGCCGGCCTGGTCGAGGCGATGGCCGCCGACCTGGCGGCGGCCCCGCCGTTCGACGCACCGCTGCCGCCGGTGCTGGCGGTGGAGGAGGACCCGCCGGAGCGCTTCACCGACGGGGTCGAGCGGATCGGCGACTACCTGCGGGCCGGTGACGTGTTCCAGGTCAACCTGTCGCGTGAATGGCGCGCCCGCTTCGCCGAGGCGGTGGCGCCGGCGGCCTTGCACGCGGCCCTGCGGCGCGCCAACCCGGCACCCTATGCCGCGCTGCTGCAATGGCGCGGCGGCGCAGTGGCGAGCTCGTCGCCCGAGCGGCTGGTCGAGGTCCGCGGCGACCGCGTGCAGACCCGGCCGATCGCCGGCACCCGGCCGCGCCTGGCGGGCGAGGACGAGGCCGGCCGCGTGCGCGAGCTGGTGGGCCATCCGAAGGAGCGCGCCGAGCACATCATGCTGATCGACCTGGAGCGCAACGACCTCGGTCGCGTCTGCGAGCCGGGCAGCGTCGTCGTCGACGAGCTGATGACGGTCGAGAGCTATGCGCACGTGCACCACATCGTCTCCAACGTCGGCGGCCGCCTGCGTGCCGGCAGCACGCCGGGCCAGGTGCTGCGCGCGGTGTTTCCCGGCGGCACCATCACCGGCTGCCCGAAGGTCCGCTGCATGGAGATCATCGCCGAGCTGGAAGGGGTCGGCCGCGGCGCCTATACCGGGTCGATCGGCTATCTCGACCGCAGCGGCGCGATGGACTTCAACATCCTCATCCGCACCCTGGTGGCGTCCGGTTCCGACGTGCGCTGGCGTGCCGGGGCCGGCATCGTGTTCGATTCGCGGGCCAGCGCAGAGCTCGAGGAGACGCGCGCCAAGGCACGCGGCCTGCTGCGCGCGCTGGGGATCGACGGATGA
- the pabC gene encoding aminodeoxychorismate lyase, translated as MSARIRIDGAPATVVDAGDRGLAYGDGLFETVLFVDGRAPLWRRHLARLALGCARLRLPAPDAAALAADCAAVTAGLPRAVVRITLTRGSGPRGYAQPAPLQPLRIVAAAAEAPLPRHWYWQGIRVRFCETRLAVQPLLAGIKHLNRLEQVLARAEWDDPAIAEGIVFDTEGRVVGATAANLFLVRDGCVSTPRVDRCGVAGVMRAELLDRLGEVRQGDIDVDELMQADEIFLSNAVRGVLLVTELGGRLWKPGPVGSRLVADLHTLGFGAAA; from the coding sequence ATGAGCGCGCGCATCCGCATCGACGGTGCGCCGGCCACGGTCGTGGACGCCGGTGACCGCGGGCTGGCCTACGGCGACGGGCTGTTCGAGACCGTGTTGTTCGTCGACGGCCGGGCCCCGCTGTGGCGGCGCCACCTGGCACGGCTCGCGCTCGGCTGCGCGCGGCTGCGCCTGCCGGCGCCCGACGCCGCCGCCCTGGCGGCGGACTGCGCGGCGGTGACGGCCGGCCTGCCGCGGGCGGTGGTGCGGATCACGCTGACCCGCGGCAGCGGCCCGCGCGGCTATGCGCAGCCGGCGCCGCTGCAGCCATTGCGCATCGTCGCCGCGGCCGCCGAGGCGCCGCTGCCGCGGCATTGGTACTGGCAGGGAATCCGGGTACGCTTCTGCGAAACCCGCCTGGCCGTCCAGCCGCTGCTGGCCGGCATCAAGCACCTGAACCGTCTGGAGCAGGTCCTGGCGCGGGCCGAGTGGGACGACCCTGCCATCGCCGAGGGCATCGTGTTCGATACCGAAGGGCGCGTCGTCGGCGCGACCGCTGCGAATCTGTTCCTGGTCCGCGACGGCTGCGTGTCGACGCCGCGCGTCGATCGCTGCGGTGTCGCCGGCGTGATGCGCGCCGAACTGCTCGACCGGCTCGGCGAGGTGCGGCAGGGCGACATCGACGTGGACGAGCTGATGCAGGCCGACGAGATCTTCCTGAGCAACGCGGTGCGCGGCGTGCTGCTGGTCACCGAGCTGGGCGGGCGGCTGTGGAAGCCGGGGCCGGTCGGCTCGCGGCTGGTCGCCGACCTGCACACGCTCGGTTTCGGAGCGGCGGCATGA
- the tmk gene encoding dTMP kinase, which produces MSGRLISLEGGEGAGKSTVLAAARARLEAHGIDVVVTREPGGTPLGEAVRALVLDPALAPVCPESELLLMFAARAQLVREVVRPALAAGRWVLTDRFTDASYAYQGGGRGQPLQRIAALEDWAAGLRPDLTLLLDLPVAQGLARAGSRAAADRIESEQEAFFERVRAAYRARAAAEPQRFRLIDASAELDAVRAAVGAAVDAFVAVADRR; this is translated from the coding sequence ATGAGTGGCCGGCTGATCTCGCTGGAAGGCGGCGAAGGCGCCGGCAAGAGCACGGTGCTGGCCGCGGCGCGCGCGCGTTTGGAAGCGCACGGCATCGACGTCGTCGTCACCCGCGAACCGGGCGGCACGCCGCTCGGCGAGGCGGTGCGCGCCCTGGTGCTCGACCCGGCGCTGGCGCCGGTCTGCCCGGAGAGCGAGCTGCTGCTGATGTTCGCGGCCCGTGCCCAGCTGGTGCGCGAGGTGGTGCGGCCGGCGCTCGCGGCCGGGCGCTGGGTGCTGACCGATCGCTTCACCGATGCCAGCTATGCCTACCAGGGCGGCGGCCGTGGCCAGCCGCTGCAGCGCATCGCCGCGCTGGAAGACTGGGCCGCCGGCCTGCGGCCGGACCTGACGCTGCTGCTCGACCTGCCGGTGGCGCAAGGGCTGGCACGCGCCGGCAGCCGCGCGGCGGCCGATCGCATCGAATCCGAGCAGGAGGCGTTCTTCGAGCGCGTGCGTGCCGCCTATCGCGCACGTGCCGCGGCCGAGCCGCAGCGATTCCGCCTGATCGACGCCAGCGCCGAACTGGACGCCGTGCGCGCCGCGGTCGGTGCGGCCGTCGATGCGTTCGTGGCCGTGGCGGACCGGCGATGA
- the fabG gene encoding 3-oxoacyl-ACP reductase FabG: MSAILEGEIALVTGASRGIGAAIADELAGLGAVVVGTATSEAGAQAIGERLAARGGAGRVLDVTDAAAVDALVEEIGKTFGAPSILVNNAGITRDQLLMRMRDEDWQAIIDTNLSSVFRTSRAVLRGMMKARKGRIISIASVIGLTGNPGQANYAAAKAGIIAFSKSLAREIGSRGITVNVVAPGFIDTDMTRVLPDEQKKALVGQIALGRLGEPADIARAVAFLASPAAAYITGETLHVNGGMYMP; encoded by the coding sequence ATGAGCGCAATCCTCGAGGGCGAGATCGCCCTGGTCACCGGCGCCAGCCGCGGCATCGGCGCCGCGATCGCCGACGAACTGGCCGGACTCGGCGCCGTCGTCGTCGGCACGGCCACCAGCGAAGCCGGTGCGCAGGCGATCGGCGAACGCCTCGCCGCGCGCGGCGGTGCCGGCCGCGTGCTCGACGTCACCGATGCGGCCGCGGTCGATGCGCTGGTCGAGGAGATCGGCAAGACCTTCGGCGCGCCGTCGATCCTCGTCAACAACGCCGGCATCACCCGCGACCAGCTGCTGATGCGCATGCGCGACGAGGACTGGCAGGCGATCATCGACACCAATCTCAGCTCGGTGTTCAGGACCTCGCGCGCCGTGCTGCGCGGCATGATGAAGGCGCGCAAGGGCCGCATCATCTCGATCGCGTCGGTGATCGGCCTGACCGGCAACCCGGGGCAGGCCAACTACGCGGCGGCCAAGGCCGGCATCATCGCGTTCTCCAAGTCCCTGGCGCGCGAGATCGGCTCGCGCGGCATCACCGTCAACGTCGTCGCGCCGGGCTTCATCGACACCGACATGACGCGCGTGCTGCCGGACGAGCAGAAGAAGGCCCTGGTCGGCCAGATCGCGCTCGGCCGGCTCGGCGAGCCGGCCGACATCGCCCGCGCGGTGGCGTTCCTGGCCTCGCCGGCCGCCGCCTACATCACCGGCGAGACCCTGCACGTCAACGGCGGCATGTACATGCCCTAG
- the fabF gene encoding beta-ketoacyl-ACP synthase II encodes MTKRRVVVTGLGLLSPVGNDVATAWSNVLAGRSGIGPITHFDASTFPTRIAGEIRDFDPAVYIPPKDVKKMDPFIHYGVAASLQALADAGLAPHEHDAERIGVAIGAGIGGIHTIEKTSITYHESGQRKISPFFVPSSIVNMASGQLSIMLGLKGPNIACVTACTTATHNIGLAMRMIQYGDADVMIAGGAEYATTGTAVGGFCSARAMSTRNEEPARASRPWDRDRDGFVLSDGAGILVIEDYEHAKKRGARIYCELAGYGMSGDAYHMTSPPEDGNGARRSMQIAIADAGANPDQVQYINAHATSTGVGDVAEVAAIKACFGDHAGKLMVSSTKSMTGHLLGAAGGVEAIFSILALRDGVVPPTINLDNPDEGCDLDFVPHTAREHGLDFVLSNSFGFGGTNGTLAFRRV; translated from the coding sequence ATGACCAAGCGTCGCGTCGTCGTCACCGGACTCGGACTACTCAGCCCCGTCGGCAACGACGTGGCCACCGCATGGAGCAACGTGCTGGCCGGCAGGAGCGGCATCGGTCCGATCACGCATTTCGATGCGAGCACGTTCCCGACGCGGATCGCCGGCGAGATCCGCGACTTCGATCCGGCGGTGTACATCCCGCCGAAAGACGTCAAGAAGATGGATCCGTTCATCCACTACGGCGTGGCCGCCTCGCTGCAGGCGCTGGCCGACGCCGGCCTCGCGCCGCACGAGCACGACGCCGAGCGCATCGGCGTGGCGATCGGCGCCGGCATCGGCGGCATCCACACGATCGAGAAGACCTCGATCACCTATCACGAGAGCGGCCAGCGCAAGATCTCGCCGTTCTTCGTGCCGAGCTCGATCGTGAACATGGCCTCCGGCCAGTTGTCGATCATGCTCGGCCTCAAGGGCCCGAACATCGCCTGCGTCACCGCCTGCACCACGGCGACGCACAACATCGGCCTGGCGATGCGCATGATCCAGTACGGCGACGCCGACGTGATGATCGCCGGCGGCGCCGAGTACGCCACCACCGGCACCGCCGTCGGCGGCTTCTGCTCGGCGCGCGCGATGTCCACGCGCAACGAGGAGCCGGCCCGTGCCAGCCGTCCCTGGGACCGCGACCGCGACGGCTTCGTGCTGTCCGACGGCGCCGGCATCCTCGTGATCGAGGACTACGAGCACGCCAAGAAGCGCGGCGCGCGGATCTATTGCGAGCTGGCCGGCTACGGCATGAGCGGTGACGCCTACCACATGACCTCGCCGCCCGAGGACGGCAACGGCGCGCGCCGCTCGATGCAGATCGCGATCGCCGACGCCGGTGCCAATCCGGACCAGGTCCAGTACATCAACGCGCACGCCACCTCGACCGGCGTCGGCGACGTCGCCGAGGTCGCCGCGATCAAGGCCTGCTTCGGCGACCACGCCGGCAAGCTGATGGTCAGCTCGACCAAGTCGATGACCGGCCATCTGCTCGGCGCCGCCGGCGGCGTCGAGGCGATCTTCTCGATCCTCGCGCTGCGCGACGGCGTGGTGCCGCCGACGATCAACCTCGACAATCCCGACGAGGGCTGCGACCTGGACTTCGTGCCGCACACCGCGCGCGAGCACGGACTCGACTTCGTGCTGTCCAACTCGTTCGGATTCGGCGGTACCAACGGCACCCTGGCGTTCCGGCGCGTTTGA
- a CDS encoding beta-ketoacyl-ACP synthase III, with translation MTLIHSRIAGTGSYLPEKVLTNADLEKLVETTDEWIVSRTGIRERHIAADGETTGDLALQAARRALEAAGVQASEIDLLVLGTTTPDLVFPSTACLLQHRLGANGCMAFDVNAACSGFMYALGIADKFIRSGSVRTALVVGSETLSRMTDWSDRQTCVLFGDGAGAVVLKASDEPGILSTHLHADGGHKDLLYGPVGVSTGFRADEPNCGVTIRMSGNEVFKVAVKTLDRVVDETLEANQLDKSAIDWLIPHQANLRIIQATAKRLDMPMDRVIVTVDRHGNTSSGSVPLALDYAVRSGKVQRGQLLLLEAFGGGFTWGSALIRY, from the coding sequence TTGACTCTGATCCACTCACGCATCGCGGGTACCGGCAGCTATCTGCCCGAGAAGGTCCTGACCAACGCGGATCTCGAGAAGCTCGTCGAAACCACCGACGAATGGATCGTCTCGCGTACGGGCATCCGCGAGCGGCACATCGCTGCCGACGGAGAGACCACCGGCGACCTGGCCCTGCAGGCGGCGCGCCGCGCGCTCGAGGCGGCCGGTGTCCAGGCCTCGGAGATCGACCTGCTGGTGCTCGGCACGACGACGCCGGACCTGGTCTTCCCGTCCACCGCCTGCCTGCTCCAGCATCGGCTGGGTGCCAACGGCTGCATGGCGTTCGACGTGAACGCGGCCTGCAGCGGCTTCATGTATGCGCTCGGCATCGCCGACAAGTTCATCCGGTCCGGCTCCGTCCGGACCGCGCTCGTGGTCGGTTCGGAGACGCTGTCGCGCATGACCGACTGGAGCGACCGCCAGACCTGCGTGCTGTTCGGCGACGGCGCCGGCGCGGTCGTGCTCAAGGCCTCGGACGAGCCCGGCATCCTCTCCACGCACCTGCACGCCGACGGCGGTCACAAGGACCTGCTCTACGGGCCGGTCGGCGTTTCCACCGGCTTCCGCGCCGACGAACCCAATTGCGGCGTCACGATCCGCATGAGCGGCAACGAGGTGTTCAAGGTCGCGGTCAAGACGCTCGACCGCGTCGTCGACGAGACGCTCGAAGCCAACCAGCTCGACAAGAGCGCGATCGACTGGCTGATCCCGCACCAGGCGAACCTGCGCATTATCCAGGCGACGGCCAAGCGGCTGGACATGCCGATGGACCGCGTCATCGTCACCGTCGACCGGCACGGCAACACCTCGTCGGGCTCGGTGCCGCTGGCGCTGGACTACGCGGTACGCTCCGGCAAGGTCCAGCGCGGCCAGTTGCTGCTGCTCGAGGCATTCGGCGGCGGCTTCACCTGGGGGTCGGCGCTGATCCGCTACTGA
- a CDS encoding cytochrome c, giving the protein MFRRVLLAVLGLLVLGVAGLFAIAWRPAIAPIDPPAPGAFAADRIARGEVLAGAGYCATCHTVPGGVRYAGGYAMRTAFGTIHSTNITPDPQTGIGRWSEAAFVRAMRSGVARDGSHLFPAFPFDHFTRITDQDLGDLYAYLMSREPSAAAPKPNTVPFPLNVRALQAGWKLLFLRQGPFTPDRTRDEAWNRGAYLAEGVSHCGACHTPRNAVGAERRDAAYAGALIDGWQAPALTDANPAPLAWTEEALYAYLRSGATAEHGSAVGSMAEVVHGLSKLPDADIRALAVYFADVGRAAARSGDERTVLAGALAASGEGTRQETDRGAGLYLAACAACHYNRAPAPLLARPELALNSALVGDDPTNLIRVVLHGVGTDDGIPGAMMPPFAHLGDAEIASLAAYLRRTRTGRAPWPDLEAKVAEVRRLDTGT; this is encoded by the coding sequence GTGTTCAGACGTGTGCTGCTGGCCGTTCTCGGGTTGCTGGTCCTCGGCGTCGCCGGTCTGTTCGCGATCGCGTGGCGGCCGGCGATCGCGCCGATCGATCCCCCGGCGCCCGGTGCGTTCGCCGCCGATCGCATCGCCCGCGGCGAGGTCCTCGCCGGCGCCGGCTACTGCGCGACCTGCCACACCGTACCGGGCGGTGTCCGCTACGCCGGCGGCTACGCGATGCGCACCGCCTTCGGCACGATCCATTCGACCAACATCACGCCCGATCCGCAGACCGGCATCGGCCGCTGGTCCGAGGCCGCCTTCGTGCGCGCGATGCGCAGCGGCGTCGCGCGTGACGGCTCGCATTTGTTCCCGGCGTTCCCGTTCGACCACTTCACCCGGATCACCGACCAGGACCTGGGTGATCTGTATGCGTACCTGATGTCGCGCGAACCTTCGGCGGCGGCGCCGAAGCCGAACACGGTGCCGTTCCCGCTGAACGTCCGGGCGCTGCAGGCCGGCTGGAAGCTGCTGTTCCTGCGCCAGGGCCCGTTCACGCCGGACCGGACGCGTGACGAGGCCTGGAACCGCGGTGCCTATCTCGCCGAAGGCGTGAGTCATTGCGGCGCCTGTCACACGCCGCGCAATGCCGTCGGCGCCGAGCGACGCGACGCCGCCTACGCCGGCGCGCTGATCGACGGCTGGCAGGCGCCGGCACTGACCGATGCCAATCCCGCGCCGCTGGCGTGGACCGAGGAGGCGCTCTACGCCTACCTGCGCAGCGGCGCGACGGCCGAACACGGCAGTGCCGTCGGCTCGATGGCCGAGGTCGTCCACGGCCTGTCGAAGCTGCCCGATGCCGACATCCGCGCGCTGGCGGTCTACTTCGCCGATGTCGGCCGCGCCGCCGCGCGCAGCGGGGACGAACGCACCGTGCTGGCCGGCGCGCTGGCGGCATCCGGCGAAGGCACCCGCCAGGAGACCGATCGCGGTGCCGGCCTGTACCTGGCGGCCTGCGCGGCCTGCCACTACAACCGCGCGCCGGCGCCGTTGCTGGCGCGGCCGGAACTGGCGCTCAACAGCGCGCTGGTCGGCGACGACCCGACCAACCTGATCCGCGTCGTGCTGCACGGCGTCGGTACGGACGACGGGATCCCGGGCGCGATGATGCCGCCGTTCGCGCACCTGGGCGATGCGGAGATCGCGTCGCTGGCGGCCTACCTGCGACGGACCCGCACCGGCCGCGCGCCGTGGCCGGACCTGGAGGCCAAGGTCGCCGAGGTCCGCCGCCTCGACACCGGCACCTGA
- the mltG gene encoding endolytic transglycosylase MltG — translation MTAAAAMAGRTRVARLLGLFVLAALVAAVALATWLWTDYRRFADTPLPLAADATLDIARGTSYREVVRTLRRTGYTRAAPFYWRLLDREMKVSGRLHAGEYALPVGITPRTLLAKMASGEVVQHHFTIVDGWTFRQLRLALAQETGLRQTLTTASDAEIAARLGLAEAGFEGCCLPETYAWIKGESDLDVLRRAAAAMRKTLDELWAARVPDLPLKTPYEALILASIVEKETGIAGERAQVAGVFVRRLRIGMRLQTDPTVIYGLGEDYTGRLRRRDLDGDTPYNTYTRGGLPPTPIALPGRAAIAATLAPAPGDALYFVAYGDGSGRHEFSATLAEHNRAVARYLERMRR, via the coding sequence ATGACGGCGGCGGCCGCGATGGCCGGCCGCACGCGTGTGGCGCGGCTGCTGGGCCTGTTCGTGCTGGCGGCGCTGGTCGCCGCGGTCGCGCTCGCCACCTGGCTCTGGACCGACTACCGGCGGTTCGCCGACACGCCGCTGCCGCTGGCCGCGGACGCCACGCTCGACATCGCCCGCGGCACGTCCTACCGCGAGGTCGTGCGCACCCTGCGGCGTACCGGCTACACGCGCGCGGCGCCGTTCTACTGGCGCCTGCTCGACCGCGAGATGAAGGTCTCCGGGCGCCTGCACGCCGGCGAGTACGCGCTGCCGGTCGGCATCACGCCGCGGACGCTGCTGGCGAAGATGGCCAGCGGCGAGGTGGTGCAGCATCACTTCACGATCGTCGACGGCTGGACCTTCCGCCAGCTGCGCCTCGCGCTCGCGCAGGAGACCGGTCTGCGCCAGACGCTGACCACCGCCAGCGATGCCGAGATCGCCGCCCGGCTCGGCCTCGCCGAGGCCGGTTTCGAGGGCTGCTGCCTACCGGAGACCTATGCCTGGATCAAGGGCGAGTCGGATCTGGACGTGCTGCGTCGCGCCGCTGCGGCCATGCGCAAGACGCTCGACGAGTTGTGGGCGGCGCGTGTGCCGGACCTGCCGCTGAAGACACCCTACGAGGCGCTGATCCTCGCCTCGATCGTCGAGAAGGAGACCGGCATCGCCGGCGAGCGGGCCCAGGTGGCCGGCGTGTTCGTGCGGCGCCTGCGCATCGGCATGCGCCTGCAGACCGATCCCACCGTCATCTACGGCCTCGGCGAGGACTACACCGGCCGCTTGCGCCGCCGCGACCTCGACGGCGACACGCCGTACAACACCTACACGCGCGGCGGCCTGCCGCCGACGCCGATCGCGCTGCCGGGACGCGCGGCGATCGCCGCGACGCTGGCACCGGCGCCCGGCGATGCGCTGTATTTCGTCGCCTACGGCGACGGCAGCGGCCGGCACGAATTCTCCGCGACACTGGCCGAGCACAACCGTGCCGTCGCGCGCTATCTGGAGCGCATGCGCCGATGA
- the fabD gene encoding ACP S-malonyltransferase — translation MTASPTDVAFVFPGQGSQALGMLAELAELHADVRQTFAEASEGAGVDLWALSQGGPEEMLNRTEYTQPALLAAGVAVWRLWLAVGGARPARLAGHSLGEYTALVAAGAIGLRDAAHLVRIRGQAMQAAAPAGAGAMAAVLGADDALVEEVCRTVSGSEVVVPANYNAPGQIVIGGHVAAVDAALARLAEQGVRKAVKLAVSVPSHTPLMREAANRLAEAIGAYAWSAPSIPVVQNVDARVHAGLADIREALVRQLYLPVRWTDCVQALVAGGTARVAECGPGKVLAGLVKRIDKSLDIRTLGTPGEFESAREAWA, via the coding sequence ATGACCGCATCCCCCACCGACGTGGCATTCGTGTTTCCCGGCCAGGGCTCGCAAGCGCTCGGCATGCTGGCCGAGCTGGCCGAACTGCACGCGGACGTGCGGCAGACCTTCGCCGAGGCGTCCGAGGGCGCCGGCGTCGACCTGTGGGCGTTGTCGCAGGGCGGGCCGGAAGAGATGCTCAACCGCACCGAGTACACCCAGCCGGCCCTGCTGGCCGCCGGCGTCGCCGTCTGGCGCCTCTGGCTGGCCGTCGGCGGCGCCCGCCCGGCGCGGCTGGCCGGCCACAGCCTCGGCGAATACACGGCGCTGGTCGCCGCCGGTGCGATCGGCCTGCGTGACGCCGCGCACCTGGTGCGCATCCGCGGACAGGCCATGCAGGCGGCCGCGCCGGCCGGGGCCGGCGCGATGGCGGCGGTGCTCGGCGCCGACGATGCGCTGGTCGAGGAGGTCTGCCGCACGGTGTCCGGCAGCGAGGTGGTGGTGCCGGCCAACTACAACGCGCCCGGCCAGATCGTCATCGGCGGCCATGTCGCCGCGGTCGACGCGGCCCTGGCCAGGCTGGCCGAGCAGGGCGTGCGCAAGGCAGTGAAGCTCGCCGTCAGCGTCCCCTCGCACACGCCGCTGATGCGCGAGGCCGCCAACCGCCTCGCCGAGGCGATCGGCGCCTATGCCTGGAGCGCGCCGTCGATCCCGGTCGTGCAGAACGTGGACGCCCGTGTGCACGCCGGTCTGGCCGACATCCGTGAAGCGCTGGTGCGCCAGCTGTACCTGCCGGTCCGCTGGACCGACTGCGTGCAGGCGCTGGTCGCCGGCGGCACCGCGCGCGTGGCCGAATGCGGGCCCGGCAAGGTGCTGGCCGGCCTGGTCAAGCGCATCGACAAGTCGCTCGACATCCGCACGCTCGGCACGCCGGGCGAGTTCGAATCCGCGCGCGAGGCCTGGGCCTGA
- the holB gene encoding DNA polymerase III subunit delta' produces the protein MNGTIAPWLDAAWQRLRGALAAGRLHHALLIAGPAGLGKRALAEALVAVALCEQPGAAGACGRCRACQLMAAGTHPDRVRVGFVERDDGKLRSELTIDQIRALSARLALSSQFGGLQLAIVEPAEAMNVSAANALLKTLEEPATDTIMILVADQPARLPATIRSRCQRIDVGLPPPAQALAWLREQGLADAPAREALAASAGNPGQALAWSKDGRVELGAACAGDLVALAGGRSSAGEVAERWAADRPADRLWFAAVLADEEAQRLAAGERGRFGLTAVDEIPKLAAWFAKANQARRLLDTPLRPELVLLDVLRAWPATGQGTRRS, from the coding sequence ATGAACGGCACGATCGCGCCCTGGCTGGATGCCGCCTGGCAGCGCCTGCGTGGCGCGCTGGCCGCCGGCCGGCTGCACCATGCGCTGCTGATCGCCGGCCCCGCCGGTCTCGGCAAGCGGGCCCTGGCCGAGGCACTGGTCGCCGTGGCCTTGTGCGAGCAGCCGGGCGCGGCGGGTGCCTGCGGGCGCTGCCGCGCCTGCCAGCTGATGGCGGCGGGCACCCATCCGGACCGCGTCCGCGTCGGCTTCGTCGAGCGCGACGACGGCAAGCTGCGCAGCGAGCTGACGATCGACCAGATCCGCGCGCTGTCGGCGCGGCTCGCGCTGTCGAGCCAGTTCGGCGGCCTGCAACTGGCGATCGTCGAGCCGGCCGAGGCGATGAACGTCAGCGCCGCCAACGCGCTGCTGAAGACACTGGAGGAGCCGGCCACCGACACGATCATGATCCTGGTCGCCGACCAGCCGGCGCGGCTGCCGGCGACGATCCGCAGCCGCTGCCAGCGCATCGACGTCGGCCTGCCGCCGCCGGCGCAGGCGCTGGCCTGGCTGCGCGAGCAGGGCCTGGCCGATGCGCCGGCGCGAGAGGCGCTGGCCGCCAGCGCCGGCAATCCGGGCCAGGCGCTGGCCTGGTCGAAGGACGGCCGTGTCGAGCTCGGCGCCGCCTGCGCGGGGGACCTGGTGGCATTGGCCGGCGGCCGTTCGTCGGCCGGCGAGGTGGCCGAGCGCTGGGCCGCCGATCGCCCGGCCGACCGGCTCTGGTTCGCCGCGGTGCTGGCCGACGAGGAAGCGCAGCGGCTGGCTGCCGGCGAACGCGGCCGGTTCGGCTTGACCGCCGTGGACGAAATCCCGAAGCTAGCCGCGTGGTTCGCCAAGGCCAACCAGGCGCGCCGGCTGCTCGACACGCCGCTGCGTCCGGAGCTGGTGCTGCTGGACGTGTTGCGCGCCTGGCCGGCGACCGGGCAGGGCACCAGGAGAAGCTGA
- a CDS encoding PilZ domain-containing protein, with protein sequence MPRQGILSLAIKDKGALYNAYMPFVKGGGLFVPTTKRYSLGDEVFILLSLMDDPDRLPVAGKVVWITPPGAQGNRAAGIGVQFSDSSDGETVRTKIETILAGILTQERPTHTM encoded by the coding sequence ATGCCGCGCCAGGGCATCCTGTCGCTGGCGATCAAGGACAAGGGCGCGCTGTACAACGCGTACATGCCGTTCGTGAAGGGCGGCGGCCTGTTCGTGCCGACCACCAAGCGCTACAGCCTCGGCGACGAGGTGTTCATCCTGCTCTCGCTGATGGACGATCCGGACCGCCTGCCGGTGGCCGGCAAGGTCGTCTGGATCACGCCGCCGGGAGCCCAGGGCAATCGCGCCGCCGGCATCGGCGTGCAGTTCAGCGATTCGAGCGACGGCGAGACCGTGCGCACGAAGATCGAGACGATCCTGGCCGGCATCCTGACCCAGGAACGGCCGACCCACACGATGTAG